A region of Rhizobium grahamii DNA encodes the following proteins:
- a CDS encoding 5-(carboxyamino)imidazole ribonucleotide synthase, with protein MTIKTIGIIGGGQLGRMLAMAAARLNFQTVILEPQADCPAAQVSNSQIVAAYDDSAALAELAKRCDVVTYEFENVPVSAAEVLARSVPVYPPAMALEAAQDRLVEKRFLNDCGIPTADFRAIDSQADLDAALTAFGDKGVLKTRRLGYDGKGQRVFRSAADRSDDAYASLGSVPLILESFVAFEREISIIAARASDGTVACYDPAENVHRNGILHTSTVPAAISQPTADAARRAAETILTTLGYVGVIGIEFFALADGSLVANEMAPRVHNSGHWTEAACVISQFEQHIRAVAGLPLGNAGRHSDCVMQNLIGDDILALPEWLRRPDTLVHLYGKTESRPGRKMGHVTILTGK; from the coding sequence ATGACCATAAAGACGATCGGCATCATTGGCGGCGGCCAGCTTGGCCGGATGCTGGCCATGGCTGCCGCGCGCCTCAATTTCCAGACCGTGATTCTAGAGCCGCAGGCTGATTGTCCGGCGGCGCAGGTTTCCAACAGCCAGATCGTCGCGGCCTATGATGACAGCGCGGCCCTTGCCGAGCTTGCGAAACGCTGCGACGTCGTGACTTACGAATTCGAGAACGTGCCGGTGTCTGCGGCCGAAGTGCTCGCACGCTCGGTGCCCGTCTATCCGCCGGCGATGGCACTGGAAGCCGCACAGGACAGGCTCGTCGAGAAGCGCTTTCTGAATGACTGCGGAATCCCGACCGCCGATTTTCGCGCGATCGACAGTCAGGCAGATCTCGATGCCGCGCTGACCGCGTTCGGCGACAAGGGCGTCCTAAAAACGCGACGCCTCGGCTATGACGGAAAAGGCCAGCGCGTTTTCCGCTCCGCCGCCGACCGCAGCGATGACGCCTATGCCAGCCTTGGCTCCGTTCCCCTCATTCTCGAGAGCTTTGTCGCCTTCGAGCGGGAAATCTCGATCATCGCAGCCCGCGCATCGGACGGGACGGTTGCCTGCTACGATCCGGCCGAGAACGTTCACCGCAACGGCATACTGCACACGTCGACCGTTCCGGCCGCCATCTCGCAGCCGACCGCGGATGCCGCGCGCCGCGCCGCCGAGACCATTCTGACCACCCTCGGATATGTGGGCGTGATCGGCATCGAATTCTTCGCGCTTGCCGACGGCAGCCTCGTCGCGAACGAAATGGCGCCTCGCGTCCATAATTCCGGACACTGGACGGAAGCAGCCTGCGTCATCTCGCAGTTCGAGCAGCATATCCGAGCCGTAGCCGGGCTTCCGCTCGGAAATGCCGGGCGGCATTCTGACTGCGTCATGCAGAACCTGATCGGCGACGATATCCTCGCCCTTCCGGAATGGCTTCGCCGCCCCGATACGCTCGTCCATCTCTACGGAAAGACCGAATCCCGGCCCGGCCGCAAGATGGGACACGTGACAATACTGACTGGAAAATAG
- the ykgO gene encoding type B 50S ribosomal protein L36, whose protein sequence is MKIKNSLKSLKARHRDNRLVRRKGRIYIINKQNPRFKARQG, encoded by the coding sequence ATGAAGATCAAGAATTCGCTCAAGTCGCTCAAGGCTCGTCACCGTGACAACCGCCTGGTTCGCCGCAAGGGCCGCATCTACATCATCAACAAGCAGAACCCACGCTTCAAGGCTCGTCAGGGCTGA
- a CDS encoding tetratricopeptide repeat protein produces the protein MPAMRFFAMTFAALPLALALLAPTTLPVIAQEKDTIKEQPEANLSPQQHLDQLYAQLKRERNADKADNIANEIRTEWNDSGSATVNLLMQWADKAIEEKRTPAALDFLDQAIALKPNYAESWNRRATLNYANGNYRKSMADIERVLDLEPRHFGALSGMATILTDTGNDQLALKAWERFLDIYPANRTAQEQMNTLSEKLAGNRT, from the coding sequence ATGCCCGCCATGCGTTTTTTTGCCATGACATTTGCGGCGTTGCCGCTGGCTCTCGCCCTGCTTGCTCCCACCACCTTGCCTGTGATCGCGCAGGAAAAGGATACGATCAAGGAGCAACCCGAAGCCAACCTTTCCCCCCAGCAGCATCTTGACCAGCTCTACGCGCAGCTGAAGCGCGAGCGCAATGCCGACAAGGCAGACAATATTGCCAACGAAATTCGCACAGAGTGGAACGACTCGGGCAGCGCGACGGTCAATCTCCTGATGCAATGGGCAGACAAGGCCATTGAGGAAAAGCGGACGCCGGCAGCCCTCGATTTCCTCGATCAGGCGATCGCGCTGAAGCCCAACTACGCCGAGAGCTGGAACCGCCGCGCGACGCTGAACTATGCGAACGGCAATTATCGCAAGTCCATGGCCGACATCGAACGCGTGCTGGATCTCGAGCCCCGCCATTTCGGCGCCCTCTCGGGAATGGCGACAATCCTCACCGACACCGGCAATGATCAGCTGGCATTGAAGGCCTGGGAACGGTTTCTCGATATCTATCCGGCCAATCGCACCGCCCAGGAACAGATGAATACGCTCTCCGAAAAACTGGCCGGAAACCGGACCTGA
- a CDS encoding alpha/beta fold hydrolase, producing the protein MFAILSAFLAPVAAAIGYSAYKAREFERTHPNIGELTDVGGYRMNAVHIERPATADLPPLVFVHGASGNLLDQMEAFLAPLRGRAEMLFVDRPGHGYSERGGPENTLPSGQADAIAQLMEQKGIKEAIIVGHSFGGAVAAAFGVRHPEKTRGLLFLAPATHPWPGGIDWYYHVATAPLIGWLFNHMLVVPLGIRRLERGTRNVFRPNPRPSDYIRRTGPSLVLRPSTFYNNACDFVALLAYVKANSPFYTEITAPTVVITGDSDDIVWEHLHSQGLARDIAGAELVTVKGVGHKPDYLATDLAIAALEKIAGKPRDLPTVAAAIEARLATTNSARELDDADASAPTTAKVC; encoded by the coding sequence ATGTTCGCCATCCTCTCCGCTTTCCTTGCGCCCGTTGCCGCTGCGATCGGCTACTCCGCCTACAAGGCCCGTGAATTCGAGCGCACTCACCCCAATATCGGCGAACTGACCGACGTCGGCGGCTATCGCATGAATGCGGTCCACATCGAGCGACCGGCAACGGCCGATCTTCCCCCGCTGGTCTTCGTGCATGGGGCAAGCGGCAACCTGCTCGACCAGATGGAAGCATTCCTGGCACCCTTGCGAGGACGCGCCGAAATGCTCTTCGTCGACCGCCCCGGGCACGGCTACTCCGAACGCGGCGGCCCTGAAAATACCCTTCCCTCGGGACAAGCCGACGCCATAGCGCAACTGATGGAGCAGAAGGGGATCAAGGAAGCGATCATCGTCGGCCACTCATTTGGCGGCGCGGTCGCCGCGGCCTTCGGCGTCCGGCATCCAGAAAAGACGAGAGGCTTGCTCTTCCTTGCGCCGGCAACGCACCCTTGGCCCGGCGGCATCGATTGGTACTATCATGTCGCAACGGCTCCGCTGATCGGCTGGCTGTTCAACCACATGCTCGTCGTACCGCTCGGCATAAGACGCCTCGAGCGTGGCACGCGAAACGTGTTTCGGCCCAATCCGAGGCCAAGCGACTACATCCGCCGAACCGGCCCGTCACTCGTCCTTCGGCCTAGTACCTTCTACAACAATGCCTGCGACTTCGTCGCACTGCTCGCCTATGTCAAGGCGAACTCACCCTTCTACACCGAGATCACAGCGCCAACCGTGGTCATCACCGGTGATAGCGACGACATCGTTTGGGAACATCTCCACTCCCAGGGCCTCGCCCGGGACATTGCCGGTGCGGAGCTTGTCACTGTAAAAGGTGTCGGCCATAAGCCGGACTACCTCGCCACCGATCTTGCAATTGCCGCACTCGAAAAGATCGCGGGCAAACCGCGCGATCTCCCGACAGTCGCGGCGGCAATCGAGGCGCGGCTTGCCACGACGAATTCAGCACGCGAGTTGGACGACGCAGACGCCTCAGCGCCCACGACAGCGAAAGTTTGTTGA